The following proteins are encoded in a genomic region of Oceaniferula marina:
- the rdgB gene encoding RdgB/HAM1 family non-canonical purine NTP pyrophosphatase, with protein sequence MRQLLIATGNSHKTEEIRSMLGEEWEVRDLSSHPELPTVEETGSTFLENATLKAEEISEAVPGLVLSDDSGLEVDALNGAPGVYSARYAGEDGNDTANNEKLLRELSTSDQRTARFRCVMVLAEAGRTLAHFDGKVEGSILRERQGDGGFGYDPLFVPDGHKKSFAELGNEVKNGMSHRARALEQVIQWLAHAKL encoded by the coding sequence ATGAGACAACTGCTTATTGCTACGGGCAACAGCCATAAAACCGAGGAAATCAGATCGATGCTGGGCGAAGAATGGGAGGTTCGCGACCTGTCCAGTCATCCAGAGCTCCCGACCGTAGAGGAAACCGGCAGCACCTTTCTCGAAAATGCGACCCTCAAAGCCGAAGAAATCAGCGAAGCCGTCCCCGGTTTGGTGCTTTCGGACGATTCCGGTCTTGAAGTGGATGCACTCAATGGAGCACCTGGCGTCTATTCCGCCCGCTACGCCGGCGAAGACGGAAACGATACAGCCAACAATGAAAAGTTGCTGCGCGAACTATCGACGAGCGACCAACGCACTGCCCGCTTCCGCTGTGTGATGGTCCTGGCCGAAGCCGGCCGCACCCTCGCCCATTTTGATGGCAAGGTGGAAGGAAGCATCCTGCGGGAGCGTCAAGGTGATGGGGGCTTTGGTTACGATCCTCTCTTTGTGCCCGACGGCCATAAAAAATCATTTGCAGAACTGGGGAACGAGGTGAAAAATGGCATGAGCCACCGCGCCAGGGCCTTGGAACAGGTCATCCAATGGTTGGCACATGCCAAACTTTGA
- a CDS encoding permease, with the protein MSSCCSSGPNDPEKPSAAATDTPKTSRRIPGIELGAKPAGKPSFDLNAGLNTSSGSEKQDLPAKGKSCCCAPTSEAKSKPASASCCGASGKQTFDWLLWGSLTVVFFAYLCHLFFSDSLPHQAAHFSAGVFELMNSMWWGLALGIVAVGVLGWVPREWVAAVLGKPGTPQGIIRAMAAGLLLDLCNHGILLVAMKLYERGASLGQTLAFLIASPWNSLSLTLILVALIGLKWTLLFILLSGIIAVITGLIVEALVRLGKLPKNPNHVDLPDNFQLWKEIRKTVRISKMNHTLAAKMLSAGLSGSTMILRWIFFGTVLAAAIRAFVPHDLFADWFGPTWVGVLLTLLAATIIEVCSEGSSPIAADLVTRANAPGNGFAFLMAGAATDYTEIMALRETTRSWKATFILPILTLPQVVVVAWILNAFA; encoded by the coding sequence ATGTCATCTTGCTGCTCATCCGGTCCCAACGATCCCGAAAAACCAAGCGCTGCAGCAACCGACACGCCAAAAACAAGCAGGCGCATTCCCGGTATTGAGCTCGGAGCCAAGCCAGCCGGCAAGCCTTCGTTTGACCTCAATGCGGGATTAAACACCTCGAGCGGCAGTGAGAAACAAGATCTGCCCGCTAAGGGCAAAAGCTGCTGCTGTGCTCCAACAAGTGAGGCCAAGTCCAAGCCAGCAAGTGCTTCCTGCTGTGGTGCAAGTGGTAAGCAAACCTTTGATTGGCTGCTCTGGGGATCCTTGACCGTGGTCTTTTTCGCCTACCTTTGTCACCTCTTCTTTTCGGATAGCCTCCCCCACCAAGCCGCTCATTTTTCTGCCGGAGTTTTCGAACTGATGAATAGCATGTGGTGGGGACTGGCACTCGGCATTGTCGCCGTCGGTGTTCTGGGCTGGGTGCCTCGTGAATGGGTTGCCGCCGTGCTCGGCAAACCTGGAACTCCACAAGGCATTATCCGAGCCATGGCTGCCGGTTTGCTCCTGGACCTCTGCAACCACGGCATCCTACTCGTGGCGATGAAACTCTACGAACGAGGCGCCTCACTCGGGCAGACACTCGCCTTCCTGATTGCCAGCCCATGGAACTCCCTGTCTCTGACATTGATCCTCGTCGCCCTCATCGGGCTCAAGTGGACGCTCCTTTTCATTCTGCTCTCCGGCATCATCGCGGTCATCACCGGACTCATTGTCGAGGCGCTGGTCAGGCTTGGAAAACTCCCCAAAAACCCGAATCATGTCGATCTGCCGGATAACTTCCAGCTATGGAAGGAAATCCGAAAAACGGTCCGTATTTCAAAAATGAACCACACTCTGGCCGCCAAAATGCTATCAGCCGGGCTCAGTGGTTCCACCATGATCCTACGCTGGATTTTCTTCGGAACGGTCCTCGCCGCAGCGATCCGTGCCTTTGTCCCCCATGACCTCTTCGCAGACTGGTTTGGCCCGACCTGGGTCGGTGTGCTACTCACGCTGCTAGCAGCGACCATCATCGAAGTCTGCTCGGAAGGGTCCAGCCCGATCGCAGCCGACCTCGTCACCCGGGCTAATGCACCGGGTAACGGTTTCGCTTTTCTGATGGCCGGTGCCGCTACTGACTACACTGAGATCATGGCGCTGCGTGAAACCACGCGCTCCTGGAAGGCCACATTCATTTTACCCATCCTCACCCTGCCACAAGTGGTGGTGGTAGCATGGATTTTGAACGCCTTCGCGTGA
- a CDS encoding thioredoxin family protein: MKEFKQWMTAAVAMIAISASAVAGGKDWMTNVDDALAKAKTDKKPVMVEFTGSDWCPPCIMMDKKVFSKKSFVSKASEKFILVKIDIPRADKELSKKNQKVLKKYKVQGVPTVVLFDEEGKEFNRFTASQYPDVSKFLAHLDQALEKKDMD; the protein is encoded by the coding sequence ATGAAAGAATTCAAACAATGGATGACAGCAGCCGTGGCGATGATCGCAATTTCAGCTTCCGCCGTTGCGGGAGGAAAAGATTGGATGACCAACGTCGATGACGCCCTGGCCAAGGCCAAGACGGATAAAAAGCCAGTGATGGTGGAATTCACCGGATCCGATTGGTGCCCACCTTGCATCATGATGGATAAAAAGGTGTTTTCGAAGAAATCCTTCGTGTCAAAGGCCTCGGAAAAGTTCATCTTGGTCAAAATCGACATTCCTCGCGCTGACAAGGAGCTGAGTAAGAAAAATCAGAAGGTCTTGAAGAAATACAAGGTCCAGGGTGTGCCCACCGTTGTGTTGTTTGATGAAGAAGGGAAGGAGTTCAATCGCTTTACCGCTTCGCAGTATCCGGACGTTTCCAAGTTCCTGGCTCATTTGGACCAGGCGCTGGAGAAAAAGGATATGGATTAA
- a CDS encoding serine/threonine protein kinase: MTERYQTIDLLEKDQLGSVYLAQDTTLQRRVVYRDFEQVEGKERPEEFSQYTGKLCALQHPNLLTIYDIAKNEDGYYMVTQFIEGESLADRLAQGALNQVGVHNMAVDLLDALHAAHSSGLFHGALRTDSVKRLARVRGGHRYLIVDFGLDRISAMICGTHVIMADPVLMAPELGDGKSQPDGQSDLFTLGQLCYIALVGGHPYAGKTHEECAQAYQDGGLPHLSTYVQGVQQDFADWVMWLVAGPKDQRPASSKEAMEALHAITLKAPAPNVPGVTQAVDVPEQPDPMQPKISEPVTVSAESSKKSKKKAKKPKKALGASKPMNKEGKMLLAAVGVVIVLLLVLILILIFRPDEPEEADLGRGKADPTLVQLQPTHLIGELLTKSKPVKIQFDGSNTLDWTVVTGIPASSARMLKDGGSYIRNILAIGEFSEFIRSETSVIYQAGGTTITPQRAVMGSKVGGAKEGEGWRVDLRIPEGHSGSLLVTLYMIQNHCDLALEIRATHKDLEDQVDRYQVDKRSLGVVKIPLKIDEPKPGYYSIQILAKGVEVSQDFEMGLSAVLLERV; encoded by the coding sequence ATGACTGAGCGCTATCAGACCATCGATTTACTTGAAAAAGACCAACTTGGCTCAGTGTATTTGGCGCAGGATACGACCTTGCAGCGTAGGGTTGTGTATCGTGATTTTGAGCAGGTTGAAGGGAAAGAGCGCCCGGAGGAGTTTTCGCAATACACGGGAAAACTATGTGCCTTGCAGCATCCGAATCTACTGACGATTTACGATATCGCCAAAAATGAGGATGGATACTACATGGTGACCCAGTTTATTGAGGGGGAGTCATTGGCTGACCGCCTTGCGCAGGGGGCGCTGAATCAGGTCGGGGTGCATAACATGGCGGTTGATTTGCTGGATGCCTTGCATGCGGCGCATTCATCCGGGCTGTTTCACGGGGCGTTACGCACGGATTCGGTAAAGCGTCTGGCCCGGGTTCGCGGCGGGCACCGGTACTTGATTGTCGATTTTGGTTTGGATCGCATATCGGCGATGATTTGTGGAACGCATGTCATCATGGCTGATCCGGTATTGATGGCTCCCGAATTGGGGGATGGAAAAAGTCAGCCGGACGGGCAGTCGGATCTCTTCACCCTTGGGCAGCTTTGTTACATTGCACTCGTGGGTGGCCACCCATACGCGGGTAAGACCCACGAGGAGTGTGCCCAGGCATACCAAGATGGTGGATTGCCGCATCTGAGCACTTATGTGCAAGGTGTTCAGCAGGATTTTGCCGATTGGGTGATGTGGCTGGTAGCAGGCCCCAAGGATCAGCGGCCGGCATCCAGTAAGGAGGCGATGGAGGCCTTGCATGCGATTACTCTGAAGGCCCCGGCACCGAATGTGCCTGGTGTCACTCAGGCGGTCGATGTGCCCGAGCAGCCGGATCCGATGCAGCCAAAGATATCCGAGCCGGTGACCGTGTCGGCTGAGTCATCAAAAAAATCGAAAAAGAAAGCCAAGAAACCAAAGAAGGCTCTGGGCGCTTCAAAGCCGATGAACAAAGAGGGCAAGATGTTGCTGGCTGCGGTGGGAGTGGTGATTGTTCTTTTATTGGTCTTGATCTTGATTTTGATTTTCCGCCCGGATGAACCTGAAGAGGCAGATTTAGGTCGTGGAAAAGCGGACCCCACATTAGTGCAACTTCAACCAACGCATTTGATTGGCGAACTACTGACAAAGAGCAAGCCGGTAAAGATTCAGTTTGATGGTTCGAATACCCTGGACTGGACAGTTGTCACAGGAATACCGGCGTCGTCTGCCCGTATGTTGAAAGATGGAGGATCCTATATTCGAAACATTCTCGCCATAGGCGAATTCTCTGAGTTCATCCGTTCGGAAACATCGGTGATTTATCAGGCCGGTGGAACCACCATTACTCCTCAGCGGGCGGTTATGGGTTCGAAGGTGGGTGGAGCTAAAGAGGGTGAGGGATGGAGAGTGGATTTGCGCATCCCTGAAGGCCACAGCGGGAGCTTGTTGGTGACCTTGTACATGATCCAAAACCATTGTGACCTGGCCCTTGAAATTCGTGCGACGCACAAGGATCTGGAGGATCAGGTTGATCGTTATCAAGTGGATAAACGGTCATTGGGGGTGGTGAAAATTCCGTTGAAAATTGATGAGCCCAAACCCGGCTATTATTCGATCCAAATTTTGGCCAAAGGCGTGGAGGTGAGCCAGGATTTTGAAATGGGATTGAGCGCTGTTCTCTTGGAGCGGGTTTGA
- a CDS encoding DUF7133 domain-containing protein, whose protein sequence is MPEGFQSTRFADHRLTPSPSCLSAAPNGDVYVGVDMNGSLGKGAGKGRVVKLVDTNGDGQADTSSVFVELGNPRGLMAVGRRLFVLHTEIPESTGVVSGMHLSVFEDLDQDGVADGPGKRLIKNVSTLKHNQSRGADHTTNGIRMGIDGWIYIAVGDYGFVDAEGADGKKLTQLGGGVLRVRPDGTEMEMYTHGLRNIYDVAIDPFMNIYTRGNTNDGGGWNVRFIHHIQSGQYGYPVLYKHFTDEIIPALADLGGGSGTGSLFLQEPGWPKAYNNVPMMGDWGRNQLFIHRLQKDGASFTQQQEKFISCSQLTDVDVDGSGRLYLAAWEGAGYKGNARKGYIQRVVPKAWKYVAFPHLEKLSDTALMKGLKSESATVRLHVQQELLARSKSLAPQILKIAGDASCSLESRVAALFTYAQMLGDDAQAGLLGLAETPELREWALRAAADRLPYVSGLPLDPFFAGLKDQNPRVQLASAVALGRIGQPSVAHQLLAVAVPPAPAPPSKQKGHQGGPHATPHAAVLVPHVAVQALIRLQAVDACLQALDGTSRGGALWALRWMHEPEVVSGLLKKLDQTKDAGLRRDLLTSLGRLYHKEADYDGSWWWGTRPDTRGPYYVPVQWSESEKIEQVFRKEWAAADAGQNSFLTAVANRHRMNLEGIGKVEVAKKSGKGSKGEVGRTSIEDVMLALGKHKGNKKRGQKVLSSLSCVACHNIKAGDVIKGPDLLSLGKVMNREQIAESILKPDATIAESWVSVTMNNGAQHLGTLVEKTSEKVVVHNIAGIATTLKASEVKSIQKQTSTLMGPGLVNDLTLKQFSDLVEYLASMK, encoded by the coding sequence ATGCCGGAAGGGTTTCAATCGACTCGTTTTGCTGACCACCGTTTGACTCCCAGCCCGTCCTGTTTAAGTGCGGCCCCGAATGGAGACGTTTACGTTGGGGTGGATATGAATGGGTCATTGGGGAAAGGTGCAGGCAAAGGCAGGGTGGTGAAGCTGGTGGATACCAATGGTGATGGTCAGGCAGACACATCGTCGGTTTTTGTTGAGCTTGGGAATCCAAGGGGTTTGATGGCCGTTGGGCGCCGGCTTTTTGTGCTGCACACCGAGATTCCTGAGTCGACCGGGGTGGTCAGTGGAATGCATTTAAGTGTGTTTGAGGACCTTGATCAGGATGGTGTCGCTGATGGCCCGGGTAAGCGATTGATTAAAAATGTATCTACTTTGAAGCATAACCAATCACGCGGTGCGGACCATACCACCAATGGGATTCGGATGGGGATCGATGGTTGGATTTACATTGCGGTGGGCGATTATGGTTTTGTTGATGCTGAGGGGGCGGATGGTAAAAAGCTGACCCAACTGGGAGGCGGAGTGTTACGTGTCCGGCCCGATGGTACGGAGATGGAGATGTATACGCATGGCCTGCGGAATATTTATGATGTGGCGATTGATCCGTTTATGAATATCTACACCCGTGGTAATACCAATGATGGTGGTGGCTGGAATGTCCGCTTTATTCATCATATCCAGTCGGGGCAGTATGGTTATCCGGTCCTATACAAGCATTTCACCGACGAAATCATCCCGGCTCTCGCCGACCTCGGAGGTGGATCGGGAACCGGGAGTTTGTTTTTGCAGGAGCCGGGGTGGCCAAAGGCATACAATAATGTGCCGATGATGGGGGACTGGGGCCGCAACCAACTGTTTATCCACCGTCTCCAAAAAGATGGAGCTTCCTTTACCCAGCAGCAGGAAAAGTTCATTTCCTGTTCCCAGCTGACCGATGTGGATGTGGATGGTTCCGGTCGGCTATACCTCGCGGCCTGGGAAGGTGCGGGATACAAGGGTAATGCCCGTAAGGGATACATCCAACGTGTGGTGCCGAAAGCTTGGAAGTATGTTGCTTTTCCCCACTTGGAAAAATTGTCCGACACGGCCTTGATGAAAGGTCTGAAGTCTGAAAGTGCGACGGTCAGATTGCATGTTCAACAGGAGTTGTTAGCACGCTCAAAAAGTCTGGCTCCCCAGATTTTGAAAATAGCGGGCGACGCATCCTGCTCATTGGAATCCCGCGTGGCGGCACTCTTTACTTACGCGCAAATGTTAGGAGATGATGCGCAAGCTGGTCTGCTTGGTTTGGCCGAGACGCCTGAGCTTCGTGAGTGGGCTCTGAGAGCCGCTGCAGATCGATTGCCTTATGTGTCCGGCTTGCCTCTTGATCCCTTTTTCGCGGGGCTGAAGGATCAGAACCCACGGGTTCAGCTGGCGTCTGCAGTTGCCTTGGGTCGCATCGGTCAACCGTCGGTAGCGCATCAGCTTTTGGCAGTGGCCGTCCCTCCAGCACCTGCTCCACCATCGAAACAAAAAGGTCACCAAGGAGGCCCTCACGCAACGCCTCATGCGGCAGTTCTTGTTCCCCACGTTGCTGTGCAGGCTTTGATTCGACTTCAAGCCGTGGATGCTTGTTTGCAAGCCTTGGATGGAACAAGCCGAGGTGGTGCTTTGTGGGCATTGCGCTGGATGCACGAACCCGAGGTCGTCAGCGGGCTTTTGAAAAAATTAGATCAAACAAAAGACGCTGGTCTGCGGCGTGATTTATTGACGTCTCTCGGGCGCCTTTATCACAAGGAGGCGGATTACGACGGCTCCTGGTGGTGGGGAACCCGACCCGATACACGAGGGCCGTATTATGTGCCGGTTCAATGGAGTGAATCGGAAAAAATCGAGCAGGTGTTCCGTAAGGAATGGGCTGCCGCGGATGCTGGTCAGAATTCGTTTTTAACTGCTGTGGCGAACCGACACCGTATGAATTTGGAAGGAATTGGAAAAGTAGAGGTGGCCAAGAAGTCCGGAAAAGGATCGAAAGGGGAGGTCGGAAGAACATCGATCGAGGACGTGATGCTCGCTCTGGGTAAGCACAAGGGAAACAAGAAGCGGGGGCAGAAAGTATTGTCGTCTCTGAGTTGTGTGGCTTGCCATAACATCAAAGCGGGAGATGTAATCAAGGGGCCTGATTTGTTGAGCCTTGGAAAGGTCATGAACCGGGAGCAGATAGCCGAGTCGATTCTCAAACCCGATGCTACGATTGCGGAATCCTGGGTGAGCGTGACGATGAACAATGGAGCGCAACATCTGGGGACGCTCGTTGAGAAAACCTCGGAGAAGGTGGTGGTTCACAACATCGCTGGGATTGCCACGACCCTCAAGGCCTCGGAGGTGAAAAGCATTCAAAAGCAAACCTCTACGTTGATGGGGCCAGGCTTGGTCAATGATCTGACGCTTAAACAATTCAGTGATTTGGTCGAATACCTTGCTTCGATGAAATAG
- a CDS encoding serine/threonine protein kinase, with protein MSNRYEITSLLEKDRLGDVYMALDVTLQRKVVFRKFESQSAESLPEHFASFTGKLCALQHPNLLTIYDIDHNDEGYYMVTQYVDSEALVDRLKRGSLSVTGVFNMASDLLDALHAIHSVGLIHGALRSDSVSRIDRVRGGHRYLVGDLGLDTLSAMLGGRDDVSSDLELSAPELLEGAKPNEQGDLFALGQLCYIAVAGGHPMSGNTVDEYIQAYQQGGMPDVKQYAPELQQDFADWIMRMVAADPADRPESAEAAMIGLHEITVNAPASTIPGMTQAVAEVAPPAVVPQSGIQAQAVAANQTQAMASEVPPEPSPGQAISPKSGGIKEKLMAMPKQTRVMMGAGAALLCLILVIGVSMLTRGNGDASDGGDGRERVMGDGPVFLLDASRLCGLKPDDTLPKVVLDGGEVLDWTLVTGAPVSSERLDHQDGTFLASLFTSGDYDQFQMPSALVRYEGNGMEHQPQGAMTDSVRGLANYGHGWQTMLRVPKKHQGPVLVTFYLIQDRCDYEFEVKLPGQDAPEKLRMTAGTPGVFKVPMVIRSPQAGGFYAIKVSAKSEDSSRDFSMGLQAIQIQKY; from the coding sequence ATGTCCAATCGTTACGAAATCACCAGTCTTCTCGAGAAAGATCGTCTCGGAGATGTTTATATGGCCCTTGATGTGACCTTGCAGCGCAAGGTGGTTTTTAGGAAATTTGAGAGCCAGTCCGCTGAGAGCTTGCCTGAACATTTTGCTTCTTTTACCGGCAAGTTGTGTGCCCTGCAGCACCCGAATCTATTGACGATTTATGATATCGATCACAATGATGAAGGGTATTACATGGTGACTCAATATGTGGATTCTGAGGCTTTGGTGGATCGCCTGAAGCGGGGGAGTTTGAGTGTGACGGGCGTTTTTAATATGGCATCGGATTTATTGGATGCCTTGCATGCGATTCATTCTGTAGGTCTCATTCACGGAGCCTTGCGTTCGGACTCTGTGAGCAGAATTGACCGGGTTCGTGGTGGGCATCGCTATTTGGTTGGGGACTTGGGGTTGGATACCCTATCGGCGATGTTGGGTGGCCGGGATGATGTATCGTCCGATTTGGAATTGAGCGCGCCGGAACTTTTGGAAGGCGCCAAGCCGAACGAGCAAGGTGATTTATTTGCTCTTGGGCAGTTGTGTTATATCGCGGTTGCCGGGGGGCACCCCATGTCTGGGAATACAGTGGATGAATACATCCAGGCGTATCAGCAAGGAGGTATGCCCGACGTGAAACAGTATGCTCCCGAACTCCAACAGGATTTTGCCGATTGGATTATGCGGATGGTAGCCGCAGATCCTGCCGACCGACCAGAATCGGCAGAGGCCGCCATGATCGGCTTGCATGAGATCACCGTCAACGCTCCTGCATCGACGATTCCGGGAATGACTCAGGCGGTTGCCGAGGTTGCGCCTCCCGCAGTCGTTCCCCAGTCCGGAATTCAGGCTCAAGCGGTGGCTGCAAACCAGACTCAGGCCATGGCTTCAGAAGTTCCACCTGAGCCATCACCCGGGCAGGCCATTTCACCCAAGAGTGGAGGGATAAAAGAGAAATTGATGGCGATGCCTAAGCAGACCCGTGTGATGATGGGAGCAGGGGCGGCATTGCTTTGTCTGATTCTCGTGATTGGGGTGAGTATGCTGACCCGGGGAAATGGGGATGCGTCGGACGGAGGCGACGGTCGTGAGCGGGTGATGGGTGATGGCCCGGTCTTTTTGTTGGACGCGTCTCGTTTATGTGGTTTGAAGCCGGATGATACTTTACCGAAAGTGGTGCTGGATGGTGGCGAGGTATTGGATTGGACGCTGGTGACCGGCGCGCCTGTTTCGTCTGAGCGTCTGGATCATCAGGATGGAACGTTCCTGGCTAGTTTGTTTACCAGTGGAGATTATGATCAATTTCAGATGCCGTCGGCGTTGGTTCGGTATGAAGGGAATGGCATGGAGCATCAGCCGCAGGGCGCGATGACGGACTCGGTGCGGGGCTTGGCTAACTACGGGCATGGGTGGCAGACGATGTTGAGGGTGCCCAAAAAGCATCAGGGGCCAGTGCTCGTCACTTTTTATTTAATCCAAGACCGTTGTGATTATGAGTTTGAGGTAAAATTACCGGGGCAGGATGCACCTGAAAAACTGAGAATGACCGCTGGGACGCCCGGGGTGTTTAAGGTTCCGATGGTGATTCGTTCGCCTCAGGCCGGAGGTTTTTATGCCATTAAGGTGTCGGCCAAATCCGAGGATTCCAGTCGGGACTTCAGTATGGGCTTACAGGCGATTCAAATACAGAAGTACTAG
- a CDS encoding DUF58 domain-containing protein → MRIQQRGAAALGVVVVMVIAGAVLGDGWVMLLGACGLLFFLLAGVMAWFNLSKLDCRIRTPKRVSAGESFDMELWLQNGRRVMDAFQVEVRLRLPGETKLAVVAPWTAAGSCSYRQQGHVLPRRAFAEQHSVDFLSSFPLGLFRVRRETVVRFEVTVTPRAITPVELNRDGSMFDAQPRGGVTAGQTFGEPRGIRPWQPGDSARRIHWPASARAMARGHDLRVREFDPPGFHPDHCHLVYHSYASGGEMLREDRFERSISLLCGALQLMQANGIPVVLTADFNDWQPVMVDSRAKMVEELMSLAKVERSRGTEAHDLERALQAVAQDHGLVMISDMAPDSWAHLLVPHPHSLVIDIRQIRYRHKTLHAEAASA, encoded by the coding sequence ATGAGGATTCAACAACGAGGAGCCGCCGCTCTGGGGGTCGTCGTTGTGATGGTGATTGCCGGAGCGGTGTTGGGTGACGGTTGGGTGATGCTGTTGGGCGCCTGTGGCCTATTGTTTTTTTTGTTAGCCGGGGTGATGGCCTGGTTCAATCTGAGCAAGCTGGATTGCCGGATTCGCACTCCGAAACGCGTGTCGGCCGGCGAGAGCTTTGATATGGAATTGTGGTTACAGAACGGACGGAGGGTGATGGATGCTTTTCAAGTCGAGGTCCGATTGCGATTGCCCGGGGAAACGAAACTAGCAGTGGTGGCCCCGTGGACGGCCGCTGGATCATGCTCCTACCGTCAGCAGGGGCATGTGCTGCCACGTCGTGCATTTGCGGAGCAGCATTCGGTTGATTTCCTATCCTCGTTTCCTTTGGGCTTATTCCGTGTCCGGCGTGAGACGGTGGTGCGATTCGAGGTGACGGTCACGCCGAGAGCGATTACACCGGTGGAGCTCAACCGCGATGGGTCGATGTTTGATGCCCAACCCCGTGGAGGGGTGACCGCTGGGCAGACATTTGGCGAACCCCGTGGGATACGACCATGGCAGCCGGGCGATTCGGCCAGGCGCATCCACTGGCCGGCCTCCGCCCGGGCGATGGCCCGTGGGCATGACCTTCGCGTGCGCGAGTTTGACCCGCCCGGTTTTCACCCTGACCACTGCCACCTGGTCTACCATTCCTATGCCAGTGGTGGTGAAATGTTGAGGGAGGATCGTTTTGAGCGCTCGATCTCTCTCTTATGTGGAGCCCTGCAGTTGATGCAAGCGAATGGGATTCCGGTGGTGTTAACCGCGGACTTCAACGATTGGCAACCTGTGATGGTAGATTCCAGAGCGAAGATGGTCGAGGAATTGATGTCATTGGCGAAAGTCGAACGAAGTCGGGGGACCGAAGCGCATGATTTGGAGCGGGCACTCCAGGCGGTTGCCCAAGACCATGGACTGGTTATGATTTCAGATATGGCTCCCGATTCATGGGCTCATTTGTTAGTTCCTCATCCCCACTCCTTGGTGATTGATATTCGTCAAATCCGCTACCGTCATAAGACGCTGCATGCGGAGGCCGCAAGCGCGTGA
- a CDS encoding tetratricopeptide repeat protein, with translation MKKRTTSIVVALTLGVCASVVSTSHAADERADKARAYYQQGVVAMNEGKYNLAKTSFREVLKLYPSHPQARRQLVYIQSNMSTLETNQRKKLLKQVIIPEVNLEKATVQESVEVLSSHIKTNSKDKKSPNIIVQDSKSLFKGKTVTLRLSKVPAETLLKYITDQVDGQTRYDTHAIVIRPRPRDVQPEQ, from the coding sequence ATGAAAAAGAGAACCACAAGTATAGTTGTGGCATTGACGCTTGGCGTCTGTGCCTCGGTTGTTTCCACTTCACATGCTGCTGATGAGCGGGCCGACAAGGCCAGGGCATATTACCAGCAAGGAGTGGTCGCTATGAATGAAGGGAAATACAATTTGGCAAAAACGAGTTTTCGCGAAGTGCTCAAGCTGTACCCCAGTCACCCACAAGCCAGAAGGCAGTTGGTGTATATTCAATCCAACATGAGCACTCTGGAGACCAATCAACGCAAGAAGCTGTTGAAGCAGGTGATTATTCCTGAAGTGAATTTGGAAAAAGCCACCGTGCAGGAGTCCGTGGAGGTTTTGTCTTCCCATATTAAGACGAACTCCAAGGATAAAAAGAGCCCCAATATTATCGTTCAGGACAGTAAAAGTCTCTTCAAAGGCAAGACGGTGACCCTGCGATTGAGTAAAGTTCCAGCTGAAACATTACTGAAATACATTACCGATCAAGTGGATGGGCAAACGCGATACGATACCCACGCCATCGTGATTCGTCCCCGGCCAAGGGATGTCCAACCCGAGCAATAA